One segment of Xiphias gladius isolate SHS-SW01 ecotype Sanya breed wild chromosome 1, ASM1685928v1, whole genome shotgun sequence DNA contains the following:
- the slc12a4 gene encoding solute carrier family 12 member 4 isoform X1: MPHFTVVPVKDQAQSSYDSLEGINWVDYRDTGQDYHDHQDTVSSDGHGNHKEDSPFLNSADAASKKNDFYDRNLALFEEELDIRPKVSSLLSRLVNYTSITQGAKEHEEEESTEASRRKTPKSPNMGTLMGVYLPCLQNIFGVILFLRLTWIVGMAGIMQSLLIVLMCCSCTMLTAISMSAIATNGVVPAGGAYFMISRSLGPEFGGAVGLCFYLGTTFASAMYILGAIEIFLKYLVPQAAIFHATDPLGSDSAMLNNMRVYGSICLTLMAVVVFVGVKYVNKLASLFLACVIISIVSIYAGAIKSMTHPPEFPICMLGNRTLVRDHFDVCAKTVIEGNITMPSQLWDRFCLPGNMSSAQCDDYFIQNNVTEIQGIPGLGSSIIRENMWSNYLQKGEILEKAGLHSVDARGTMDNFGMYVSADIATSFTLLVGIFFPSATGIMAGSNRSGDLRDAQKSIPVGTILAITTTSLVYLSSVVLFGSCIEGVVLRDKFGDAVRKNLVVGTLSWPSPWVIVIGSFFSTVGAGLQSLTGAPRLLQAIAKDNIIPFLRVFGHGKTNGEPTWALLLTGLIAELGILIASLDMVAPILSMFFLMCYLFVNLACAVQTLLRTPNWRPRFKYYHWALSFLGMSMCLALMFISSWYYAIVAMGIAGMIYKYIEYQGAEKEWGDGIRGLSLSAARYALLRLEVGPPHTKNWRPQLLVLLKLDEDLHVKYPRLLTFASQLKAGKGLTIVGSVIQGNFLDSYGEMQAAEQAIKNMMEIERVKGFCQVVVASKVREGIVHLIQSCGLGGMKHNTVVMGWPYGWRQSEDPRAWKTFINTVRCTTAAHLALMVPKNVSFYPSNHERFTDGNIDVWWIVHDGGMLMLLPFLLKQHKVWRKCKMRIFTVAQMDDNSIQMKKDLATFLYQLRIEAEVEVVEMHDSDISAYTYERTLMMEQRSQMLRQMRLSSAERQREAQLVKDRHSLVRMGSLYSDEEEEVVEAPPEKVQMTWTREKCEAERRNRNNAPENFRELMSLKPDQSNVRRMHTAVKLNEVIVNRSHDARLVLLNMPGPPRNVDGDENYMEFLEVLTEGLERVLLVRGGGREVITIYS, translated from the exons ATGCCTCACTTCACAGTGGTACCGGTGAAAGACCAAGCTCAGTCCAGCTATGACAGTCTAGAAGGGATTAACTGGGTGGATTACAGGGACACTGGACAGGACTACCATGATCATCAAGATACTGTCAGCTCTGATG GACATGGGAATCATAAAGAAGACAGTCCATTTCTCAACAGTGCTGATGCTGCCAGCAAGAAGAATGACTTCTACGACAGGAACCTGGCATTGTTTGAG GAAGAGCTGGACATCCGGCCTAAGGTTTCCTCACTGCTCAGCCGCTTGGTCAACTACACCAGCATCACCCAGGGAGCCAAGGAGcacgaggaggaggaaagtaCTGAGGCCTCACGTAGAAAGACCCCCAAG tcTCCCAACATGGGCACTCTGATGGGAGTCTACTTACCGTGTCTCCAGAACATCTTTGGTGTCATTCTTTTTCTCAGGCTGACATGGATTGTTGGGATGGCTGGCATCATGCAGTCCCTCCTGATTGTCCTCATGTGCTGCTCATGT ACAATGCTCACAGCTATATCAATGAGTGCCATTGCTACTAATGGTGTCGTTCCAG cTGGAGGGGCATACTTCATGATCTCACGCTCCCTTGGCCCAGAGTTTGGAGGAGCTGTGGGACTGTGCTTCTACTTGGGCACCACCTTTGCTTCTGCCATGTACATACTTGGTGCCATCGAAATCTTCTTG aaATATCTGGTCCCCCAGGCGGCTATCTTTCACGCCACAGACCCCCTTGGGAGTGACAGTGCCATGCTGAACAATATGCGAGTCTACGGCTCAATCTGCCTCACACTGATGGCTGTGGTGGTTTTCGTAGGAGTCaaatatgtcaacaaactgGCATCTCTTTTCCTGGCCTGCGTCATTATCTCTATTGTCTCAATCTATGCTGGGGCAATCAAATCAATGACTCATCCGCCGGAATTCCC GATCTGCATGTTAGGCAACAGGACTTTGGTGAGAGATCACTTTGACGTGTGCGCTAAGACTGTGATAGAGGGCAACATCACCATGCCCAGTCAGCTGTGGGATAGGTTTTGCCTGCCGGGGAACATGAGCAGCGCTCAGTGTGATGACTACTTCATCCAGAACAATGTGACAGAGATACAGGGCATCCCTGGACTGGGCAGTAGCATCATCCGAG AAAACATGTGGAGCAACTACCTGCAGAAAGGAGAGATCTTAGAGAAAGCGGGGCTACATTCAGTCGATGCCCGTGGCACCATGGATAACTTTGGCATGTATGTTTCAGCAGACATCGCTACATCATTCACACTTCTGGTGGGGATCTTCTTCCCATCTGCCACAG GTATCATGGCAGGCTCCAACAGATCCGGTGATCTCCGGGATGCTCAGAAGTCCATTCCTGTGGGAACTATTTTAGCTATTACCACTACTTCACTTGTTT ATTTAAGTTCTGTAGTCCTGTTTGGGTCTTGTATTGAAGGCGTAGTCCTAAGGGACAA GTTCGGGGACGCCGTCAGAAAAAACTTGGTGGTGGGGACTCTCTCCTGGCCATCTCCGTGGGTTATCGTCATTGGCTCCTTCTTCTCTACAGTTGGGGCCGGCCTGCAGTCCCTCACTGGGGCGCCACGACTTTTACAGGCTATTGCCAAGGACAACATCATTCCTTTCCTGAGG gtGTTTGGTCATGGAAAGACCAATGGAGAGCCTACATGGGCACTGCTGCTGACTGGTCTTATAGCAGAGCTGGGTATCCTTATTGCCTCACTGGATATGGTGGCTCCTATCCTTTCCAT GTTCTTCTTGATGTGCTATCTCTTTGTGAACCTAGCCTGTGCAGTGCAGACTCTTTTACGCACACCAAACTGGAGGCCAAGGTTTAAATATTACCACTG GGCTCTGTCCTTCCTTGGCATGAGTATGTGTCTGGCTCTAATGTTCATCTCCTCCTGGTACTATGCTATTGTGGCCATGGGTATCGCTGGGATGATCTACAAATATATTGAGTACCAGGG agcagagaaggaGTGGGGAGACGGTATAAGGGGACTCTCCCTTAGTGCTGCACGCTATGCCCTGCTAAGACTAGAGGTGGGACCCCCGCACACCAAGAACTGGAG ACCTCAGCTGTTGGTGCTGCTGAAGCTGGATGAGGACCTCCATGTAAAATATCCCCGACTGCTCACCTTTGCCTCGCAGCTGAAGGCAGGAAAGGGTCTGACCATTGTAGGCTCTGTCATCCAGGGCAACTTCCTGGACAGCTATGGGGAAATGCAGGCAGCTGAACAG GCAATTAAGAATATGATGGAGATTGAGAGGGTCAAGGGTTTCTGCCAGGTTGTGGTGGCATCTAAGGTGCGTGAGGGCATTGTCCATCTGATCCAGTCCTGTGGTCTGGGAGGCATGAAGCACAATACTGTAGTGATGGGCTGGCCGTACGGCTGGAGACAGAGTGAGGACCCTCGTGCCTGGAAGACCTTTATCA acacagtccgCTGCACCACAGCTGCCCACCTGGCCCTGATGGTGCCCAAAAATGTGTCCTTCTACCCGAGCAACCACGAACGTTTCACAGATGGAAACATTGACGTATGGTGGATCGTCCATGATGGAGGGATGTTAATGCTGCTACCTTTCCTGCTCAAACAACATAAA gTGTGGAGGAAATGCAAGATGCGCATCTTCACCGTCGCCCAGATGGATGACAACAGCATCCAGATGAAGAAAGATCTGGCCACGTTCCTTTACCAGCTGAGAATAGAGgctgaggtggaggtggtggagatg CATGACAGTGACATCTCAGCATACACCTATGAGCGAACGTTAATGATGGAGCAGAGGTCCCAGATGTTGAGGCAAATGAGGCTGTCCAGcgcagaaagacaaagagag GCCCAGCTGGTTAAGGACAGACACTCTCTGGTGCGTATGGGAAGTCTATActcagatgaggaggaggaggtggtggaggctCCTCCAGAGAAGGTTCAGATGACATGGACAAGAGAGAAGTGTGAGGCtgagaggaggaacaggaacAATGCACCTGAGAACTTCAGAGAACTGATGAGCCTCAAACC GGATCAGTCCAATGTGCGGCGAATGCATACAGCTGTGAAGCTGAATGAGGTTATCGTCAACAGGTCCCATGATGCACGATTAGTGCTGCTCAACATGCCGGGGCCACCACGAAACGTAGACGGTGATGAGAACT ATATGGAGTTTCTGGAGGTGTTGACTGAAGGCTTGGAAAGAGTGCTGCTGGTGAGAGGTGGAGGTCGCGAGGTTATCACTATCTACTCATGA
- the slc12a4 gene encoding solute carrier family 12 member 4 isoform X2 yields the protein MIIKILSALMDMGIIKKTVHFSTVLMLPARRMTSTTGTWHCLRKSWTSGLRFPHCSAAWSTTPASPREPRSTRRRKVLRPHVERPPRLTWIVGMAGIMQSLLIVLMCCSCTMLTAISMSAIATNGVVPAGGAYFMISRSLGPEFGGAVGLCFYLGTTFASAMYILGAIEIFLKYLVPQAAIFHATDPLGSDSAMLNNMRVYGSICLTLMAVVVFVGVKYVNKLASLFLACVIISIVSIYAGAIKSMTHPPEFPICMLGNRTLVRDHFDVCAKTVIEGNITMPSQLWDRFCLPGNMSSAQCDDYFIQNNVTEIQGIPGLGSSIIRENMWSNYLQKGEILEKAGLHSVDARGTMDNFGMYVSADIATSFTLLVGIFFPSATGIMAGSNRSGDLRDAQKSIPVGTILAITTTSLVYLSSVVLFGSCIEGVVLRDKFGDAVRKNLVVGTLSWPSPWVIVIGSFFSTVGAGLQSLTGAPRLLQAIAKDNIIPFLRVFGHGKTNGEPTWALLLTGLIAELGILIASLDMVAPILSMFFLMCYLFVNLACAVQTLLRTPNWRPRFKYYHWALSFLGMSMCLALMFISSWYYAIVAMGIAGMIYKYIEYQGAEKEWGDGIRGLSLSAARYALLRLEVGPPHTKNWRPQLLVLLKLDEDLHVKYPRLLTFASQLKAGKGLTIVGSVIQGNFLDSYGEMQAAEQAIKNMMEIERVKGFCQVVVASKVREGIVHLIQSCGLGGMKHNTVVMGWPYGWRQSEDPRAWKTFINTVRCTTAAHLALMVPKNVSFYPSNHERFTDGNIDVWWIVHDGGMLMLLPFLLKQHKVWRKCKMRIFTVAQMDDNSIQMKKDLATFLYQLRIEAEVEVVEMHDSDISAYTYERTLMMEQRSQMLRQMRLSSAERQREAQLVKDRHSLVRMGSLYSDEEEEVVEAPPEKVQMTWTREKCEAERRNRNNAPENFRELMSLKPDQSNVRRMHTAVKLNEVIVNRSHDARLVLLNMPGPPRNVDGDENYMEFLEVLTEGLERVLLVRGGGREVITIYS from the exons ATGATCATCAAGATACTGTCAGCTCTGATG GACATGGGAATCATAAAGAAGACAGTCCATTTCTCAACAGTGCTGATGCTGCCAGCAAGAAGAATGACTTCTACGACAGGAACCTGGCATTGTTTGAG GAAGAGCTGGACATCCGGCCTAAGGTTTCCTCACTGCTCAGCCGCTTGGTCAACTACACCAGCATCACCCAGGGAGCCAAGGAGcacgaggaggaggaaagtaCTGAGGCCTCACGTAGAAAGACCCCCAAG GCTGACATGGATTGTTGGGATGGCTGGCATCATGCAGTCCCTCCTGATTGTCCTCATGTGCTGCTCATGT ACAATGCTCACAGCTATATCAATGAGTGCCATTGCTACTAATGGTGTCGTTCCAG cTGGAGGGGCATACTTCATGATCTCACGCTCCCTTGGCCCAGAGTTTGGAGGAGCTGTGGGACTGTGCTTCTACTTGGGCACCACCTTTGCTTCTGCCATGTACATACTTGGTGCCATCGAAATCTTCTTG aaATATCTGGTCCCCCAGGCGGCTATCTTTCACGCCACAGACCCCCTTGGGAGTGACAGTGCCATGCTGAACAATATGCGAGTCTACGGCTCAATCTGCCTCACACTGATGGCTGTGGTGGTTTTCGTAGGAGTCaaatatgtcaacaaactgGCATCTCTTTTCCTGGCCTGCGTCATTATCTCTATTGTCTCAATCTATGCTGGGGCAATCAAATCAATGACTCATCCGCCGGAATTCCC GATCTGCATGTTAGGCAACAGGACTTTGGTGAGAGATCACTTTGACGTGTGCGCTAAGACTGTGATAGAGGGCAACATCACCATGCCCAGTCAGCTGTGGGATAGGTTTTGCCTGCCGGGGAACATGAGCAGCGCTCAGTGTGATGACTACTTCATCCAGAACAATGTGACAGAGATACAGGGCATCCCTGGACTGGGCAGTAGCATCATCCGAG AAAACATGTGGAGCAACTACCTGCAGAAAGGAGAGATCTTAGAGAAAGCGGGGCTACATTCAGTCGATGCCCGTGGCACCATGGATAACTTTGGCATGTATGTTTCAGCAGACATCGCTACATCATTCACACTTCTGGTGGGGATCTTCTTCCCATCTGCCACAG GTATCATGGCAGGCTCCAACAGATCCGGTGATCTCCGGGATGCTCAGAAGTCCATTCCTGTGGGAACTATTTTAGCTATTACCACTACTTCACTTGTTT ATTTAAGTTCTGTAGTCCTGTTTGGGTCTTGTATTGAAGGCGTAGTCCTAAGGGACAA GTTCGGGGACGCCGTCAGAAAAAACTTGGTGGTGGGGACTCTCTCCTGGCCATCTCCGTGGGTTATCGTCATTGGCTCCTTCTTCTCTACAGTTGGGGCCGGCCTGCAGTCCCTCACTGGGGCGCCACGACTTTTACAGGCTATTGCCAAGGACAACATCATTCCTTTCCTGAGG gtGTTTGGTCATGGAAAGACCAATGGAGAGCCTACATGGGCACTGCTGCTGACTGGTCTTATAGCAGAGCTGGGTATCCTTATTGCCTCACTGGATATGGTGGCTCCTATCCTTTCCAT GTTCTTCTTGATGTGCTATCTCTTTGTGAACCTAGCCTGTGCAGTGCAGACTCTTTTACGCACACCAAACTGGAGGCCAAGGTTTAAATATTACCACTG GGCTCTGTCCTTCCTTGGCATGAGTATGTGTCTGGCTCTAATGTTCATCTCCTCCTGGTACTATGCTATTGTGGCCATGGGTATCGCTGGGATGATCTACAAATATATTGAGTACCAGGG agcagagaaggaGTGGGGAGACGGTATAAGGGGACTCTCCCTTAGTGCTGCACGCTATGCCCTGCTAAGACTAGAGGTGGGACCCCCGCACACCAAGAACTGGAG ACCTCAGCTGTTGGTGCTGCTGAAGCTGGATGAGGACCTCCATGTAAAATATCCCCGACTGCTCACCTTTGCCTCGCAGCTGAAGGCAGGAAAGGGTCTGACCATTGTAGGCTCTGTCATCCAGGGCAACTTCCTGGACAGCTATGGGGAAATGCAGGCAGCTGAACAG GCAATTAAGAATATGATGGAGATTGAGAGGGTCAAGGGTTTCTGCCAGGTTGTGGTGGCATCTAAGGTGCGTGAGGGCATTGTCCATCTGATCCAGTCCTGTGGTCTGGGAGGCATGAAGCACAATACTGTAGTGATGGGCTGGCCGTACGGCTGGAGACAGAGTGAGGACCCTCGTGCCTGGAAGACCTTTATCA acacagtccgCTGCACCACAGCTGCCCACCTGGCCCTGATGGTGCCCAAAAATGTGTCCTTCTACCCGAGCAACCACGAACGTTTCACAGATGGAAACATTGACGTATGGTGGATCGTCCATGATGGAGGGATGTTAATGCTGCTACCTTTCCTGCTCAAACAACATAAA gTGTGGAGGAAATGCAAGATGCGCATCTTCACCGTCGCCCAGATGGATGACAACAGCATCCAGATGAAGAAAGATCTGGCCACGTTCCTTTACCAGCTGAGAATAGAGgctgaggtggaggtggtggagatg CATGACAGTGACATCTCAGCATACACCTATGAGCGAACGTTAATGATGGAGCAGAGGTCCCAGATGTTGAGGCAAATGAGGCTGTCCAGcgcagaaagacaaagagag GCCCAGCTGGTTAAGGACAGACACTCTCTGGTGCGTATGGGAAGTCTATActcagatgaggaggaggaggtggtggaggctCCTCCAGAGAAGGTTCAGATGACATGGACAAGAGAGAAGTGTGAGGCtgagaggaggaacaggaacAATGCACCTGAGAACTTCAGAGAACTGATGAGCCTCAAACC GGATCAGTCCAATGTGCGGCGAATGCATACAGCTGTGAAGCTGAATGAGGTTATCGTCAACAGGTCCCATGATGCACGATTAGTGCTGCTCAACATGCCGGGGCCACCACGAAACGTAGACGGTGATGAGAACT ATATGGAGTTTCTGGAGGTGTTGACTGAAGGCTTGGAAAGAGTGCTGCTGGTGAGAGGTGGAGGTCGCGAGGTTATCACTATCTACTCATGA
- the dpep2 gene encoding dipeptidase 2 isoform X1, whose product MNMPCRKTVTRASSSFRMQSLGHLLVLSSLGRFISGYSDRDRVHDLMSRYPLIDGHNDLALQLRILHNNNLSQVDLHNVSKVATDITRLQAGHVQAQMFAAYVMCGAQEKDAVRLTLEQIDVVRRMCTEYQDFELVTSAQELKNSEMRHKIACLISIEGGHSIDSSLPALRMFYHLGVRSMALTHTCNTPWAESSSKLYSVYQRQNNSLTHFGKAVVREMNRLGMIVDLSHTSWDTALAVLNHSRAPVIFSHSSSYSICNHSRNVPDRLLHELKKNQGLIMVNLHSKFISCRDKANISHVADHFDHIKKVIGAESIGIGGDFEGAVSFPHGLEDVSKYPALIQELLRRNWTENELADVLRRNFLRVFKEVEQVRNQLRLLRPIEVQIPVEEVQNPCRLVLTPPDPRKRLSDKSPISRAQHGRPDLLILAIVLLLSSLFMIE is encoded by the exons ATG aACATGCCCTGTAGGAAAACTGTAACAAGGGCTTCGAGCAGCTTTCGCATGCAGTCCCTCGGGCATCTGTTGGTACTCTCCTCTCTGGGTCGTTTCATATCTGGATACTCTGACAGAGATAGAGTCCATGACTTGATGTCCAGATATCCTCTTATTGATGG TCATAATGACCTCGCTCTCCAGCTGAGGATACTTCACAACAATAACCTGAGTCAAGTTGACCTTCACAATGTGAGCAAGGTGGCCACCGACATCACCCGTCTTCAAGCGGGCCACGTACAGGCACAG atGTTTGCAGCCTATGTGATGTGTGGGGCCCAGGAGAAGGATGCTGTGAGGCTGACCCTGGAACAAATAGATGTGGTCAGACGCATGTGCACTGAGTACCAGGACTTTGAGCTGGTCACATCTGCCCAGG AACTGAAGAACTCTGAGATGAGGCATAAGATAGCATGTCTAATAAGTATTGAGGGGGGGCACTCCATTGACAGCAGCCTGCCAGCCCTGCGGATGTTTTACCACCTTGGAGTCCGCTCCATGGCCCTCACGCATACCTGCAATACACCCTG GGCAGAATCATCATCAAAACTTTATAGTGTCTATCAAAGACAGAATAACAGCCTGACACACTTTGGGAAG GCTGTGGTGAGGGAGATGAACAGACTGGGAATGATAGTGGACCTCTCCCACACTTCTTGGGACACAGCCTTGGCTGTGCTGAACCATTCCAGGGCTCCTGTTATTTTTAGCCACTCATCCTCCTACTCCATCTGTAACCACAGTCGCAACGTACCTGACCGGTTGCTGCATGAGCTG aaaaaaaaccaagggTTGATCATGGTGAATCTCCACAGCAAATTCATTTCATGCAGGGACAAAGCTAACATCTCTCATGTGGCTG ACCATTTTGATCACATTAAGAAGGTGATTGGAGCTGAGTCGATAGGAATCGGAGGGGACTTTGAAGGCGCTGTGAG CTTTCCTCACGGGTTAGAGGATGTGTCAAAGTATCCTGCCCTGATCCAGGAGCTCCTGCGGAGGAACTGGACTGAGAATGAGTTGGCTGATGTCCTTCGAAGGAATTTCCTGCGAGTGTTCAaggaggtggagcag GTCCGTAATCAGTTAAGGTTGCTTCGGCCCATTGAGGTCCAGATCCCCGTAGAGGAGGTCCAGAACCCCTGTAGGCTGGTTCTTACGCCTCCTGACCCGAGAAAGCGGCTTTCCGACAAGAGTCCCATCTCCAGAGCTCAACACGGACGACCAGATCTGCTAATCCTGGCTATAGTTCTGCTGCTTTCCAGCCTATTTATGATTGAATGA
- the dpep2 gene encoding dipeptidase 2 isoform X2, producing MPCRKTVTRASSSFRMQSLGHLLVLSSLGRFISGYSDRDRVHDLMSRYPLIDGHNDLALQLRILHNNNLSQVDLHNVSKVATDITRLQAGHVQAQMFAAYVMCGAQEKDAVRLTLEQIDVVRRMCTEYQDFELVTSAQELKNSEMRHKIACLISIEGGHSIDSSLPALRMFYHLGVRSMALTHTCNTPWAESSSKLYSVYQRQNNSLTHFGKAVVREMNRLGMIVDLSHTSWDTALAVLNHSRAPVIFSHSSSYSICNHSRNVPDRLLHELKKNQGLIMVNLHSKFISCRDKANISHVADHFDHIKKVIGAESIGIGGDFEGAVSFPHGLEDVSKYPALIQELLRRNWTENELADVLRRNFLRVFKEVEQVRNQLRLLRPIEVQIPVEEVQNPCRLVLTPPDPRKRLSDKSPISRAQHGRPDLLILAIVLLLSSLFMIE from the exons ATGCCCTGTAGGAAAACTGTAACAAGGGCTTCGAGCAGCTTTCGCATGCAGTCCCTCGGGCATCTGTTGGTACTCTCCTCTCTGGGTCGTTTCATATCTGGATACTCTGACAGAGATAGAGTCCATGACTTGATGTCCAGATATCCTCTTATTGATGG TCATAATGACCTCGCTCTCCAGCTGAGGATACTTCACAACAATAACCTGAGTCAAGTTGACCTTCACAATGTGAGCAAGGTGGCCACCGACATCACCCGTCTTCAAGCGGGCCACGTACAGGCACAG atGTTTGCAGCCTATGTGATGTGTGGGGCCCAGGAGAAGGATGCTGTGAGGCTGACCCTGGAACAAATAGATGTGGTCAGACGCATGTGCACTGAGTACCAGGACTTTGAGCTGGTCACATCTGCCCAGG AACTGAAGAACTCTGAGATGAGGCATAAGATAGCATGTCTAATAAGTATTGAGGGGGGGCACTCCATTGACAGCAGCCTGCCAGCCCTGCGGATGTTTTACCACCTTGGAGTCCGCTCCATGGCCCTCACGCATACCTGCAATACACCCTG GGCAGAATCATCATCAAAACTTTATAGTGTCTATCAAAGACAGAATAACAGCCTGACACACTTTGGGAAG GCTGTGGTGAGGGAGATGAACAGACTGGGAATGATAGTGGACCTCTCCCACACTTCTTGGGACACAGCCTTGGCTGTGCTGAACCATTCCAGGGCTCCTGTTATTTTTAGCCACTCATCCTCCTACTCCATCTGTAACCACAGTCGCAACGTACCTGACCGGTTGCTGCATGAGCTG aaaaaaaaccaagggTTGATCATGGTGAATCTCCACAGCAAATTCATTTCATGCAGGGACAAAGCTAACATCTCTCATGTGGCTG ACCATTTTGATCACATTAAGAAGGTGATTGGAGCTGAGTCGATAGGAATCGGAGGGGACTTTGAAGGCGCTGTGAG CTTTCCTCACGGGTTAGAGGATGTGTCAAAGTATCCTGCCCTGATCCAGGAGCTCCTGCGGAGGAACTGGACTGAGAATGAGTTGGCTGATGTCCTTCGAAGGAATTTCCTGCGAGTGTTCAaggaggtggagcag GTCCGTAATCAGTTAAGGTTGCTTCGGCCCATTGAGGTCCAGATCCCCGTAGAGGAGGTCCAGAACCCCTGTAGGCTGGTTCTTACGCCTCCTGACCCGAGAAAGCGGCTTTCCGACAAGAGTCCCATCTCCAGAGCTCAACACGGACGACCAGATCTGCTAATCCTGGCTATAGTTCTGCTGCTTTCCAGCCTATTTATGATTGAATGA